In a single window of the Planctomycetia bacterium genome:
- a CDS encoding PilT/PilU family type 4a pilus ATPase, translating to MNSASMPTNIMELLHCMHDAEASDLHLVPGYRPMYRVHGDLRPAGETVLAPGSALEAVRAVSSSETADRLGNTNDLDFALSLPGPSGLSRFRVNVFASRGDFGACFRAIPEKIPSLGELGFPIELAEKITRLNNGLVLVTGITGSGKTTTLAALIQLINERGGSRIITIEEPIEYVYPQTDGSVVTQREVGTDISSFFDGLRYGLRQDPDVLLVGEIRDRETAQLALSAAETGHLIFATMHTTDAKGAVTRLVDLFPPEQHDDIRTQLSMSLRYVIAQHLLQTGSGGRRVLAMEVMFSNFPVRSAIRQGKIENLESAIQSGRKDGMYSLDADLRRLVTANQLPIEVARSFAKDPEEFGA from the coding sequence GTGAACTCAGCTTCCATGCCGACGAACATTATGGAACTCCTCCACTGCATGCACGATGCCGAGGCGTCGGACCTTCACCTCGTGCCTGGCTATCGTCCCATGTACCGCGTGCATGGCGACCTGCGCCCCGCGGGCGAGACAGTTCTCGCGCCAGGTAGCGCGCTGGAGGCCGTTCGTGCCGTTTCATCTTCTGAAACAGCGGACCGGCTGGGCAATACCAACGATCTCGATTTCGCACTCTCGCTGCCCGGTCCGAGCGGCCTTTCGCGCTTTCGCGTCAACGTGTTCGCCAGTCGCGGCGACTTCGGCGCCTGTTTCCGCGCCATTCCGGAGAAGATACCCTCGCTGGGCGAGCTTGGCTTTCCCATCGAGCTGGCGGAAAAGATCACGCGGCTCAACAACGGCCTGGTCCTCGTCACAGGAATCACCGGCAGCGGCAAGACGACGACGCTGGCGGCGCTGATTCAGTTGATCAACGAGCGCGGCGGCTCGCGCATCATCACCATTGAAGAGCCCATCGAATATGTTTACCCGCAGACCGACGGCAGCGTGGTGACCCAGCGCGAGGTCGGGACGGATATTTCCAGCTTCTTCGACGGCCTGCGTTACGGCCTTCGGCAGGACCCGGACGTGCTGCTCGTCGGCGAGATTCGAGATCGCGAGACGGCGCAGCTTGCCCTTTCGGCGGCCGAGACCGGGCACCTGATCTTCGCCACCATGCACACCACCGACGCCAAGGGTGCAGTGACGCGACTCGTGGATCTGTTCCCGCCGGAGCAGCACGACGACATCCGTACTCAGCTCTCGATGAGCCTGCGATATGTCATCGCCCAACATCTGCTCCAGACCGGTTCGGGTGGCCGGCGCGTGCTGGCGATGGAAGTGATGTTTTCGAATTTCCCGGTCCGCAGCGCCATTCGCCAGGGCAAGATTGAAAACTTGGAGTCCGCCATTCAAAGCGGTCGAAAGGACGGCATGTACAGCCTGGACGCTGACCTTCGCCGACTTGTCACCGCGAACCAACTACCCATTGAGGTGGCCCGCTCGTTCGCCAAGGACCCGGAAGAATTCGGGGCCTGA